DNA from Mycobacterium sp. SMC-8:
GCCTGCAACCCGAGGTATTTTCCCCATCGGTGCGCGCCGGTGACCTCTTGGCCGCGCACCGCGGAGACCGGCGGGTCGAAGGTCTTCAGCACCGACAGCGCCGACACGTCCACCCGGCCGACGGTCGCGCCGACGGCATGACGGCGCAGATGATCGGCGAGCGCTTCGACCTCCGGGAGCTCGGGCATGACACTCAGTCTGCCTTGACGAACAGCGACAGCACCCAGCTCACGACCGACAACACGATCGCCGCCCAGATTGCGGTCCACCAGAACTGGTCGATGGCCAGGCCCCAGTGGGTGGTGTGCTCGGTGATCCACGACGTGATCCACAGCATGAGCGCGTTGATCACCACGTGGATGAGGCCCAGCGTGAGGATGTAGAGCGGGATCGAGATGATCTGCACGACGGGCTTGATGATCGCGTTGACCAGCCCGAAGATCACCGCGACGACGAAGATGATGCCTATCCGGGCAGCTGTCGAGTCGCCGCCGACGAACTCGATGCCGGGCACCAGCAGCGTCACCAGCCACAGCGCCAGCCCGGTCAGTGCCGCCCGCAGGAGGAATCCCATGGAGTCATGATCCACCGAGGAGACTCCCCGAGTGTGCTACCGCAGGTATGCGATACCGCGGGTATTGACATCGTGCGGTGTGTGTTCCTACCTTCGAATGGTGACGATGCCCACGAAGACGACGCGCGAAGAATTTGCCGAACGGCTGCTGAAAGGTTCGGTGAAGAAGTCCTACGCCCCGGTCGTCGACATCGACTGGGACGCACCGCTGGACCCCGACAAGTTCTTTCTTCCGCCGAAAGTCGTCACCCTCTACGGCACGCCGGAATGGGACGCGATGAGCCGTGCGCAGCAGATCGAGCTGAGCCGACAGGAACTGGTCAACATCCTCTCGGCCGGCATCTGGTTCGAGAACATCCTCAATCAGGCTCTGCTCCGCGATCTCATGCACAAGAACCCGACCGCCGCGACCACGCACTATGCGCTCACCGAACTCGGCGATGAGACCCGCCACATGGTCATGTTCGGCCGAACCATCGCATGTGTCGGCGGTATTCCGGTGCGTCCCAAGTTGTTTCAGCGCATCATCATCAACTCGTTGCCCTTCCTGTTCCGTGGCAGCGTGCTGTGGGGCGCAGCCCTGGTCGGCGAGGAGATCTTCGACGCGCTGCAGCGCCAGATCATGGAGGATCCGGAGCTGCAGCCGATCGTTCAGCGGCTCATGCGTATTCACGTCACGGAGGAAGCCCGACACATCCAGTTCGCCCGCGACGGGCTGCGCAAGTCGGTGCCGACGATGGCGTGGCACCGCAGGGTGCTGCTGGCGAATCTGCACGGGGTCGGTGGTCCGTTCTACCGGATGCTGTTCACCCTTCCGATCCAGTACCGCCGTGCCGGTCTCGACGGCCGCCGGATGCGGCGTGTGGCGCGGTCGAACCCGCACTTCCGCGCCATGTGCGTCTCGTCATTCGCGTCGCTGGCAGCGTTCTTCGAGGAAGTCGACTTGATGGGCCGAGTCGGTCGACGGTTGTGGCGTCGGGCCGGATTCCTGTGAGCAGCATTGTGATCGGCACGGGCGGCGCGTTTCCGGGCACGGCCGTCGCCGACGCCGAGGACCTGCGCTTCGACAACGCGACCGACATGTGGACGGCCGTTGCGCCGGACGGCCGTGCGCTGGCCGCTCGCACGGTGATCGACACTCGAAGGTCGAGGGACGGCGCTGTGGCGGTGCACGGTATGCCGAACCACTTCCGCATCCCGGGTCCCGACGTAGCCCGTCAGACCCGGTTCGTCTCGCAGTGCCTGGAGGTGATGACGCAGTCGGGTTCCACCCGCATGGAGGCGAAGTCCCGCATCGTGCTGAGCAGATGGCGGCCGCGGTCGGTGCGGTCCAGTTTCTACCTGGACCGTTCCACGCCGGTCGACGAGGACATCTACGACGGGCCGGTGTTGATCGCTGTCGCCGATGCCGACATCAGCGCCCGGGGCAGGCTGGCCGGGCACCTCGCAGCGATCGACGGCCGTTATCACTGGCGCGGAAATGTCACCGGCGATCTGCCCGCGGACCTGCTCAAAGGCCCGCGAGAGGTGACCGTGACCGTCGGGACGCGGACAGCGCAGGCGCGCGTGGTGGAACAGACCCCGTGGGGCAGCTACACCGTGGCCGGGGTGGGAGCACCGCCTTTCCCGCTCGACTGACATCAGGTAGGCAATTCGGGGATTCATCGGGGAAAGAACTAGAACACGTTCTAATATCACCGTCATGCGATTCACCTACGCGGAAGCGATGACCGATCCGACGTTCTACATCCCGTTGGCGCAGGCCGCCGAAGCCGCGGGCTACCACGCGATGACGATTCCCGACAGCGTGGCCTACCCGTTCGAATCGGACTCGAAGTACCCCTACACTCCGGACGGCAATCGCGAATTCCTCGACGGCAAGGCCTTCATCGAGTCGTTCGTGCTGACCGCGGCACTGTGCGCGGTGACCACGAAGCTGCACTTCAACCACTTCGTCCTCAAGTTGCCGATCCGGCCGCCGGCCCTGGTGGCCAAGCAGGCCGGCTCGCTGGCGGCGCTGTTCGACAACCGCCTCGGTCTCGGCGTCGGCACCAGCCCGTGGCCCGAGGACTACGAGCTGATGAACGTCCCGTTCGCCAAGCGCGGCAAGCGGATGGACGAGTGCATCGACATCATCAAAGGCCTCACCTCGGGCGACTACTTCGAATACCACGGCGAGTTCTACGACATCCCGAAGACCAAGATGACGCCGGCGCCGTCCAAGCCGGTTCCGATCCTCATCGGCGGGCACGCCGACGCGGCACTGCGCCGCGCCGCCCGCAACGACGGCTGGATGCACGGCGGCGGCGACCCGGAGGAACTCGACGCCCTGCTGGGCAAGCTCAACAAGTTCCGCGACGAGGCCGGAACGGCGGGCAACGAGGACTACCAGATCCACGTGATCTCGATCGACGCCTACACCGCCGACGGCATCAAGCGGCTCGAGGACAAGGGTGTCACCGACGTCATCGTCGGCTTCCGCATCCCCTACATCATGGGTCAGGACACCGAGCCACTGGACACGAAGATCCGCCACCTGGAGATGTTCGCCGAGAACGTCATCGCCAAGCTCTGATCAGGCGTTGCACAGTCGCTTGAGCGCGTTGGCGATCGCATCGACCGGGGTGCAGGCCTGGATCGCGGTCCGCAGGCTCTGCGCGGCGGTCCGGTAGCGGTCGTCTCGGCGGACGATGTCGACTGCGG
Protein-coding regions in this window:
- a CDS encoding phage holin family protein, translating into MGFLLRAALTGLALWLVTLLVPGIEFVGGDSTAARIGIIFVVAVIFGLVNAIIKPVVQIISIPLYILTLGLIHVVINALMLWITSWITEHTTHWGLAIDQFWWTAIWAAIVLSVVSWVLSLFVKAD
- a CDS encoding DUF4873 domain-containing protein — translated: MSSIVIGTGGAFPGTAVADAEDLRFDNATDMWTAVAPDGRALAARTVIDTRRSRDGAVAVHGMPNHFRIPGPDVARQTRFVSQCLEVMTQSGSTRMEAKSRIVLSRWRPRSVRSSFYLDRSTPVDEDIYDGPVLIAVADADISARGRLAGHLAAIDGRYHWRGNVTGDLPADLLKGPREVTVTVGTRTAQARVVEQTPWGSYTVAGVGAPPFPLD
- a CDS encoding diiron oxygenase codes for the protein MPTKTTREEFAERLLKGSVKKSYAPVVDIDWDAPLDPDKFFLPPKVVTLYGTPEWDAMSRAQQIELSRQELVNILSAGIWFENILNQALLRDLMHKNPTAATTHYALTELGDETRHMVMFGRTIACVGGIPVRPKLFQRIIINSLPFLFRGSVLWGAALVGEEIFDALQRQIMEDPELQPIVQRLMRIHVTEEARHIQFARDGLRKSVPTMAWHRRVLLANLHGVGGPFYRMLFTLPIQYRRAGLDGRRMRRVARSNPHFRAMCVSSFASLAAFFEEVDLMGRVGRRLWRRAGFL
- a CDS encoding LLM class flavin-dependent oxidoreductase — encoded protein: MRFTYAEAMTDPTFYIPLAQAAEAAGYHAMTIPDSVAYPFESDSKYPYTPDGNREFLDGKAFIESFVLTAALCAVTTKLHFNHFVLKLPIRPPALVAKQAGSLAALFDNRLGLGVGTSPWPEDYELMNVPFAKRGKRMDECIDIIKGLTSGDYFEYHGEFYDIPKTKMTPAPSKPVPILIGGHADAALRRAARNDGWMHGGGDPEELDALLGKLNKFRDEAGTAGNEDYQIHVISIDAYTADGIKRLEDKGVTDVIVGFRIPYIMGQDTEPLDTKIRHLEMFAENVIAKL